The DNA sequence AAGCGGCGATACTGGAAGAATCGGTGAACACAGCCTGACGAATATCCGGCAAAGTATAGCCCGTGGCCTTGGCATAGTTGGCAAAAATCAGTGCCGCTTCTTGGCGGGTAACCACCTTATCCGGCGCAAACTGCTTGTTGCCAATATCCTGAAGGATGCCTTTGCTATATGCCCATTCAATATAAGGGCGGAGTGCGCTGTCGGCCTTTACATCTGTGAAGGTATTGGTTTGATAGCTCTTTTCGTTGATACCCGCCAGTTTGCCTAGAGCGGTCACCAGTGCGCCTCGGGTTATAGCGGCATCAGGCGAGAAGGCAGCTTCCGAGGTGCGGGACAGCAACCCGCGTCCCACGACATAATCAATGCTGTCCTTCGCCCAATGGGAAGAAATATCGGTCAGCTTAGCGGTGGGATCGGTGTAGCTGACACCATATACAGAAAAGTGATTTGTGGCAAAAATAATACTATTAGTATTAGCATCATAGGCCGAATCGGGAACACGTCTGACAATTCCCTTGTCGTCTACATACACCACATGCAGGTACCCTACCTTTTCACCGGCGGCTGGAGTATAGGGAATGCTTACATAAACAGTTCCCTTGCCGAAGTTTGTCACGCTGCCATTGCCGCTCTGATAGCTTGCCTTGAAATTATAGACAGGGCGGCTGCCAATAGCCGTTTTTGCTGCGGCGCTCAACATGGTGCTGCTGGTTCTGGTGGCACTGAGCTGCACATCCATTTTGGCTTGTCTGTTGATTTCAGTAATGGCTGCATTGTTCAGCCCCATTACAATATCCGGACGATCAATGGTCAGCTCCACAGCGGCAATTTGATTGTTGATCACCTTCTGCTGAACCGTTTGGGGCAGGTTTACCGATACAGTGTTTGCATCCTTGCCACCCATGGAAACGTTGATAACAACCGTAATTTCGCCTGCGTTTTTCCCTAGCTTGGCGGCGTTTGCCTTTGCGTTGGAAATGGCGTCGGCAATGTTTTTATCGGTTACAGTGGCTTTGGTGTTGCCATTGCTGTCCACACTGGCTTTGTTCTCTGAGCCGCCGGTTACCGGAACGCTGGAAATGTTTCCTGAGTCGCCTGAACCGCTGCCGCTGGAATTGCCTTTGCCAGTGTCACGGTCATCGTCGTCCTTATCGGAGTTTACGATGGCGGGATTGTTTTGGCGGGTGATGGTGAGGGTATAAATCTTGGTGGAGCCGTTTTCTGCCGTGACCTTGATGTATGCTGTATTGGCCCCTGTGTTGAGCGCTATAGTTTTATTTGTAATCTCTTGTGTGCAGGCCGCATCGCCGTAGAGCTTCCAGCCTGCACCCCCGCTCACTGTCACATCAATGGTTTGGCTGGTGACACTGCCGGCTACTGTGGCGGTGACGGTGCTTGCTGTGATGGCTGCGTTTGCGGGAACCACTGAGGAGAGCACAGAGTTCTCACCGCTGCTAGCCTCAATCGCTCGAATGGTTACGGTTGTAACCGGGCTGGCATTGAACAGTTCGGTGGCAGGATAGCGCACCGCGTAAGTGCCTGCGGAAAGACCAGAAATTTCTCCGCTAAAACCGGCATAGAAGGGGGTATAGCTTTCACCTGTATCGGGAGTGAGCACATTCCTGTATTCATACCGGGCACTGGGTGTCAAACCGGTAATTTGGCCGCTGACAGGGCTGGGCGGCGTTACATTCACTGCTGTGAGACCAGCTGGTGCATCCTGATCCCCTTTTTCCACAAGCAGGGTGGCCGTTACCGGCAAGCTTTCAGTATAGTTTGCGGTTTCCGCCGTTACAAGCTGGATTCTGAAGGTTCCCAAATCGGTAACGGTGAGTATGCTGCCCGAAATGGTTCCACTGCCGGTGGTTCCGGTGGAATCAATGGTGTAGGTTGGTGCGCCTCCGTTGGGATCCGCCGTAAACAGCCCGGGCACTGCGGAAAGGTTGATACCCGCCGCTTTGTATTTTGTATTGGTGCTGCCCCCCGTGTTCACAATGGTTCCCCGATTCACCGTAAAGGTCAACGATACCGTTTGGGAAATACCGTTGTCTCCTGTAACGGAAAGAGTATCGGAATATGTTCCGGTGGGAAGCCCGAGGCTCGGTTGTACACGGACAGTGGCTGTTGCATTGGGTGCAAGCTGAGTTGCAGACAGCGGTGTGCTAATGGTAAAATTCTCTCCGTTGCTCAGAGAAGCAGCCAGATTGGTAATGGTGCTGGTGCCGGTGTTCTGAATGGTGAACTCCTGCTCCTGCTGCTGTCCGTAACCGTATGCCGCCTCTGGAAAGGTGCGGCTTGCGGGGGTCACTGTAGCCGAATAGGCAACAGCATCCTCTCCGATGGTCACTATATTCGAATCGTCACTTACAGCATGCAGAGCGTTTTCGGGATAGCGTACCACATAGGATCCTGGGGGAAGCCCGGTAATCTGGCCGTATTGATCGGTGGTGGCAGTGGTGTAGCTGCTTGCGCCGACAATTTTGTATTCCACCTCTTTGTAAGCAATCAGCCACCTGATTGCGCCGTTGCTGCTGCCAACGGTTGCATTCACGGCTCCAATGGTTGGGGCAGGGATTACTCCCTTTACTATGTCCAGGATAACCGATACCTTGGGGGTTTGGGCATAAACCTCTGTTTCTTCTGTTACAAGGCCGACTATATAGCTGCCCGGGCTGGTAAAGCAGAGATGGCTGCCATTAAATGTTCCCTGGCCGGTGCTCCCTTCCTCAATGGTATAGACCCGCCTGCCATTGCTTGTACCATACGAAAAGGAAGTCATCATGTTAAAAGCGAGAACATTACCGTAGGTATAGCTGCTGTTCATGGTATAAGTATAGGAGCCGAATGCAGGGTAGTTGAGGGTTTGTATCTTATTGACCTCAAAGGACAGAGCCACCGAAACCGAAACGCCGTCACTTCCTCTGACGGTCAGCGTTCCGGTGTGAATTCCAGCCGCCAGACCGCTCTGCGGCCGGACACGGACAGTTGCCGATCCATTCGGTGCAAGATGCGTCACAAACACCATAGAAGTAATGGCAAAGCTTGCATTATCCAGGGAAACCGACATACCGGAAATCGTGGCGGTTCCTGTATTGGTAATCGTGAATTCCTGTTCCACCTGCTCTGTATAGTTGACCGTTGCTGCGGCAAAGGTATAGCTGGGTGTATTGAATGCAGCGGAGTAGGATAAGGAGGCTTCATTGCCCACTGTGATCGGGGCTGAATCGGTGCTTGGGCTGTAGAGAGGTGTTTCGGGATAGCGCACCACATAGGCTCCTGCCGGCAGATTCATTATTCTGCCGGATGCATCAGCGCTTACCTTGCTGTAGGCGGATGCGCCTGTAAGCTTGTATTCATATTCGATACCGCTTGTCAGCCCGGTGATTTTGCCATCGCTTGCACTGGAGGAAGAGGCATTTCCTGCGCCAAGACCACTTGGAGCAGCCTGTATTCCCTTTTCCACTGTCAGAGTGGCAACTGTCTTGGAGCCTGCCATATGGGTGGATGATTCCGCTGTCTCAAGACCAATTTTAAAGATACCGGCCTTGGTGACGGTGAGGGAAGTATCGTCGCTCATTTGCCCTTCGCCATCGCTTTCACTTGCGGAATCCGGGGCTTCAATGGAATAGGTTCGATCTCCTGCTCCGGCATCCAGTGTGAATAGGCCGTCTATATCAGAAAGAGAAATATCTGCACCCGCATAGGTAACAGAAGCAGAGCCGGCAGAAATGGCAACCGGCACCTTGGGCTCTGCTGCGTATTTCATCACCTTGACGCTGGAATTGGTGGAATAGGAAACATAGGGGGTGCTGTCATCCACAAACAGGGAGATGCCCTTAACGCTGCTGCTCCCGATAATTTTAGACCCGCCCAAGGCGGTCCAGCCGGAAGCATCGTCAAACATCTTCACTGTAACGCCACTGCTTGAAGAGGATTCACCATCCTTGTACGCCACATAGGGTGTTTCGTTATCTATATATAGGGAGACGTATGACACGGCTCCGTCTGTCAGGTAGCTGCCTACGGATACCCACTGATTCCCGCTCAGTTTTTTCACCATAAGGCGATCGCTGGTGCCCGGGTCCGCATAGGCTACATAGGGAATACCGCTGTCAGAAACCTTCATAGAAACGCATCCGCTGGTTACATAGGACGATTTAAGGGTTGAAATTTGTTGGGGTCCTACTGCGGACCACTGACTGCCATCAAATGTGCGCATGGTTACATAAGATCCCCTGTAAGCATTGCTATCGTCAGGGTAAACGTAGGCTATATAGAGGGTGTTCTGATCGATATCCATAGAGGCAGAAAAAGCCTGCCCTCCTGCGGCAGAGGGACTGCCCACATACTCCCATGCGGAGCCATTGTATTTTGTTACGGATACACGGCCGGACATGTTGTTTTGATTGCCTGCCACATAGAGTGTTTTGTTTTCATCCATCATCAAAGTGGGGGATGACACCCGGAGGACTGATTGATTGTTGACCAAATCAGGGGCACCCAGAGAAGTCCAAGGCGTACCAAACTTCAGCACCTTTGTGTTGGCTGCGGTTGTTGGATTGCTGTAGGCCACACAGGGGCGTCCGGTATAATCTATATACAAGGAGGTATAGGTTGCGGTGGTAGACTGGGTCAAAAGCTGCTCCCAGCTAGAGCCGTTTACCATCCATACCTTAACCTGACTGCCAGTGGCAGCCGATACATAGGGTGCGCCGTTTACCACAAATAGAGAGGTAGACTGGGCCGAGCCACTCATAACATCGCTTGCCACCTGCTGCCAGCTGGAGTTGCTGACCGACCGGTATGTAGCCATAACCGGCACAGGCAAATCGCTTTTCACCGTTACGGTAATAGAAGGAAGCTCCACATCTTCCGCCAGCGCATATGCAGTCGCAAGCTGGGGTGTAAAAACAAAAACTCCCTCTGCCTCTGTATTAAATTCCGTATTGGATTCCCAAGTTACCGGAATGGAAACAGATGGAGAATCAGGCTCTGCTTCTTCCAGAGAAGTCAGGGATGCATCCGCCACAGCCTCGGAAGTCTCCTCGTTCTGAGCTGAAGAGCTTGTTTGGAAGGTAGCTTTCAGCACTTCCGGCAGGGTGATATCCAAAAGAGTGGCTCCAATGGACACCTCCTGCACCGCAACAGCCTCCGGCAGATTTTCAAATGCTGATATTTCCCCGCTTATTCCGATGGGGACCTCTGCCATCGTTGTGATAGGAGCGATACCCAACGTCATAGCGGCGGATAATGCCATTGCGACTATGCGCCGGTAAAAAGTGTGCTTTCTGATATGAATTCCTCCTCTTTTTTGCTGTTTAGAGAATACTCCAGAGCGCCTCGATTCGCCCTTTTTCGACAATATTCCTATGGTGATTGTAACATTTGCCCCTCTACGGATTCTCAACAAGCTGCATCAAAAAAAGGCTGGGTAAAATTATTTATTCATATAGAAATAAATCGTTTAACAGGTTAGACAGCCACCCCAACAATAAGGGGGATATTAATTGCCTGAAAACGGCTGAATCTGACAACCTGGTATGGTGCCGCAGGGATAACTGTGGGGTTGAACCCCAAGTTTTTTTAAGCTAAAGAATTATCCAAATAAAAAATCCGGGGAAAAACAGCGCGGCCCGCTGGTTTTCCCCGGATTTTTGCTTATAGGTTCAGAGCTGAATTTTATCCTCCGATAATCGCAGCAGAAGCTTGCGCTGCTTTATAGTATAATTTGCCCGCCTCTGAAAGGCCCATCGCCAATCCTCATATGCCAGATAATCTTCCCCATAGAGCATGGCTGCCTCCTGACCGGTGCAGGCATCATCACTCTGCATATATGCCGCATACGCTTGATCATACTGCTGCAAATCCCACTGCACACCACCAAGCTCAAGAAGATAACTATCGCTGGAATAGCTGATGCCTATAGCCGAAACACCGTATTCCCGCAGGCATTTTCGGATGGCCCATACCGCCGTCTGCAAATTGCGCAGTGCCTGATTTGGGGGGCTTTCCGGCCAGAGGTCATCGCAAATCTTAAATTTATCCAGCCAAGCCCCCTCATTTGCAAGAAAATAGGCCAGCAACTCTCTTGGTTTGCCCCGGCTCCATTTGATTGCTTCACCGCCTTGATACAAAGCAAACTTACCAAAAAATTGTATCCGCAAAGTTTTGGACGTATTTTTCAGTCCACGCTCTCGCCGTATCCGTTCCACTGCCTTTTCCAGCCGCTCCGGGCGCACCGGCTTCAGGATATAATCAATGGCGTTTATCTCGAAGGCCTCCACAGCATACTGGTTGTAGGCTGTCACAAAAACCACATCCATTTGCGGATTCTTTGCCAGCAGCAGCTCGGCCAGTTCAATTCCGCTGAGGGTGCGCATTTCAATATCCAAAAAGGCAAGCTCGGGTTTGACCGTTTCGATTTTTTCCAGTGCCTGCAAGGGAT is a window from the Oscillospiraceae bacterium MB08-C2-2 genome containing:
- a CDS encoding S-layer homology domain-containing protein, producing MALSAAMTLGIAPITTMAEVPIGISGEISAFENLPEAVAVQEVSIGATLLDITLPEVLKATFQTSSSAQNEETSEAVADASLTSLEEAEPDSPSVSIPVTWESNTEFNTEAEGVFVFTPQLATAYALAEDVELPSITVTVKSDLPVPVMATYRSVSNSSWQQVASDVMSGSAQSTSLFVVNGAPYVSAATGSQVKVWMVNGSSWEQLLTQSTTATYTSLYIDYTGRPCVAYSNPTTAANTKVLKFGTPWTSLGAPDLVNNQSVLRVSSPTLMMDENKTLYVAGNQNNMSGRVSVTKYNGSAWEYVGSPSAAGGQAFSASMDIDQNTLYIAYVYPDDSNAYRGSYVTMRTFDGSQWSAVGPQQISTLKSSYVTSGCVSMKVSDSGIPYVAYADPGTSDRLMVKKLSGNQWVSVGSYLTDGAVSYVSLYIDNETPYVAYKDGESSSSSGVTVKMFDDASGWTALGGSKIIGSSSVKGISLFVDDSTPYVSYSTNSSVKVMKYAAEPKVPVAISAGSASVTYAGADISLSDIDGLFTLDAGAGDRTYSIEAPDSASESDGEGQMSDDTSLTVTKAGIFKIGLETAESSTHMAGSKTVATLTVEKGIQAAPSGLGAGNASSSSASDGKITGLTSGIEYEYKLTGASAYSKVSADASGRIMNLPAGAYVVRYPETPLYSPSTDSAPITVGNEASLSYSAAFNTPSYTFAAATVNYTEQVEQEFTITNTGTATISGMSVSLDNASFAITSMVFVTHLAPNGSATVRVRPQSGLAAGIHTGTLTVRGSDGVSVSVALSFEVNKIQTLNYPAFGSYTYTMNSSYTYGNVLAFNMMTSFSYGTSNGRRVYTIEEGSTGQGTFNGSHLCFTSPGSYIVGLVTEETEVYAQTPKVSVILDIVKGVIPAPTIGAVNATVGSSNGAIRWLIAYKEVEYKIVGASSYTTATTDQYGQITGLPPGSYVVRYPENALHAVSDDSNIVTIGEDAVAYSATVTPASRTFPEAAYGYGQQQEQEFTIQNTGTSTITNLAASLSNGENFTISTPLSATQLAPNATATVRVQPSLGLPTGTYSDTLSVTGDNGISQTVSLTFTVNRGTIVNTGGSTNTKYKAAGINLSAVPGLFTADPNGGAPTYTIDSTGTTGSGTISGSILTVTDLGTFRIQLVTAETANYTESLPVTATLLVEKGDQDAPAGLTAVNVTPPSPVSGQITGLTPSARYEYRNVLTPDTGESYTPFYAGFSGEISGLSAGTYAVRYPATELFNASPVTTVTIRAIEASSGENSVLSSVVPANAAITASTVTATVAGSVTSQTIDVTVSGGAGWKLYGDAACTQEITNKTIALNTGANTAYIKVTAENGSTKIYTLTITRQNNPAIVNSDKDDDDRDTGKGNSSGSGSGDSGNISSVPVTGGSENKASVDSNGNTKATVTDKNIADAISNAKANAAKLGKNAGEITVVINVSMGGKDANTVSVNLPQTVQQKVINNQIAAVELTIDRPDIVMGLNNAAITEINRQAKMDVQLSATRTSSTMLSAAAKTAIGSRPVYNFKASYQSGNGSVTNFGKGTVYVSIPYTPAAGEKVGYLHVVYVDDKGIVRRVPDSAYDANTNSIIFATNHFSVYGVSYTDPTAKLTDISSHWAKDSIDYVVGRGLLSRTSEAAFSPDAAITRGALVTALGKLAGINEKSYQTNTFTDVKADSALRPYIEWAYSKGILQDIGNKQFAPDKVVTRQEAALIFANYAKATGYTLPDIRQAVFTDSSSIAASYKTAVTTLQKAGVAMGKTGNKFDPTASATRAEISSMLHRYVKLTIHSNTMQSWAKNDAGQWLYYQQGKALVGTHAIEGITYSFDTNGILKTGRAPEGAN
- a CDS encoding response regulator; this translates as MRIILVDDEAPLLRELAELLSCYPDLELVGSYTDPLQALEKIETVKPELAFLDIEMRTLSGIELAELLLAKNPQMDVVFVTAYNQYAVEAFEINAIDYILKPVRPERLEKAVERIRRERGLKNTSKTLRIQFFGKFALYQGGEAIKWSRGKPRELLAYFLANEGAWLDKFKICDDLWPESPPNQALRNLQTAVWAIRKCLREYGVSAIGISYSSDSYLLELGGVQWDLQQYDQAYAAYMQSDDACTGQEAAMLYGEDYLAYEDWRWAFQRRANYTIKQRKLLLRLSEDKIQL